The sequence GAGGCTATTCAGAAATATGGTACTTGTAATATTCTTCATAAAGGCCAAATCAGCAAACAGGCCCGTTTTGGATTAGCTGTTGAAAACTGGATAGAAGAAAATGATATTGATATTTCAGCTCTTCAGTGCTGGGAATCGATTGAGAAGAATTTTGGTTGTGCAGCTTGTGTAACTATGAGTATGATGGGCGAGAAGTTAATGCCATCGGCTTGCGAGGTTGACATTGCAGGAACAATTGGTATGTACGCGTTGGCTTTGGCTTCACAGAAACCATCGGCATTGCTCGACTGGAACAACAACTTTGCTGAAGATCGGGACAAATGTGTCTTGACACACTGTAGTAACTATCCAAAATCATTCTTCGAAAATGAGATTGAAATTGGAAGTCTTGATGTACTTGGTACAGTATTAGGACAGCAGGACACATTTGGAGCCGTAAAAGGTAAAGTCGCAGCTGGTAAAATGACTTATTTCAGAATTTCAACCGACGACTCAAAAGGTGGAATTAAATCGTACCTGGGCGAAGGTGTAATTACTGACGATCCTTACGGAATGGACGGTGGTATTGCAGTTTGTGAGATTCCAAACCTGCAGAACCTGATGAAGTACATGTGCAAAAATGGTTTCGAACACCACGTTGGAATGGTTCGGGGACACGTTTCTGCAATTCTTGAAGAGGCCATCGGAAATTATATGGGCTGGGACGTTTACACACATGAATAATCAACTTAACAACTTAGACTATGATACTCGTTCATAATTATGGCCTGGCACTGTTTTTCTTTTTTGTGTCAATGGTATGTTGGGGATCTTGGGCCAATACGCAAAAGCTGGCAGCCCGCACCTGGCGTTTCGAACTTTTTTACTGGGATTTAACGCTCGGGTTGTTGCTTGCGGCAACTGTTGCAGCATTTACTTTCGGTAGTATGGGAACCGAAGGCCGTACTTTCATCCAGGATCTGGCACAAGCCGATAGCAGTAGCATTTTTAATGCAATGCTTGGAGGAATTGTCTGGAACCTCGGTAATATTCTGTTAACAGCAGCAATTGCAGTTGCCGGAATGTCGGTTGGCTTTCCGATTGGCGGAGGTTTAGCCTGGATACTTGGAATTGTTTTCAACTTTGTTCTGGTAATTCTGGATAAAGGAAAACCTGAAGGAAATGTTACGCTACTGTTTATTGGTGTTGCGGTAATTATTGTTGCCATTTATTTGAGTATGCTGTCGTATAAACGTCTGGCACAGAAACAGGAGAAAGCATCTGCAAAAGGTATTCTGTTGTCGGTTGGCGCTGGTTTGTTGATCGCATTCTTCTACGGATTGGTAGTAAAATCACTTGATAACAGCTTTGTTTCTGGTGGAGCAGGAAATCTTACTCCGTATACCGGTGTATTCTTTTTTGCAGTTGGAGTTACTGTAAGTACGCCAATTTTCAACCCGATATTTATGAAATTCCCTGTTGAAGGAGAGCCTGTAAAAATGAAAGAATATTTCAAAGGCGACCTTAAAACGCACTCTGTTGGTGTTTTGGGTGGATTGATCTGGATGACAGGTATGGTGGTAAGTTTTATGTCGGCAGGAAGTGCCAATCCGGCAATATCATATGCACTTAGTAATGCAGCACCGGTTGTAGCTATTTTGTGGGGCGTGTTTGTATGGAAGGAGTTCAAGGGAGCTCCGAAGGGTACAAATGCCTTGCTGGCGACCATGTTTGTGTTAT comes from uncultured Draconibacterium sp. and encodes:
- a CDS encoding GRP family sugar transporter, with translation MILVHNYGLALFFFFVSMVCWGSWANTQKLAARTWRFELFYWDLTLGLLLAATVAAFTFGSMGTEGRTFIQDLAQADSSSIFNAMLGGIVWNLGNILLTAAIAVAGMSVGFPIGGGLAWILGIVFNFVLVILDKGKPEGNVTLLFIGVAVIIVAIYLSMLSYKRLAQKQEKASAKGILLSVGAGLLIAFFYGLVVKSLDNSFVSGGAGNLTPYTGVFFFAVGVTVSTPIFNPIFMKFPVEGEPVKMKEYFKGDLKTHSVGVLGGLIWMTGMVVSFMSAGSANPAISYALSNAAPVVAILWGVFVWKEFKGAPKGTNALLATMFVLFLVGLVLISMSNS